Below is a genomic region from Dehalococcoides mccartyi.
GCTCTCCAAAAAATACGGGGCGGACACCGTGTGACCGATGCCAGAGCTGAAAGCAAATACAGGGCACTGGCTAAATACAGCCGTGATTTAACTGAACTTGCCAAACAGAACAAAATAGACCCGGTAATAGGCCGCGACCAGGAAATCCGCCGGGTTATGCAGATACTCTCCCGCCGCACCAAAAACAACCCGGTCATTGTGGGTGAAGCTGGTGTTGGTAAAACCGCCATTGCCGAAGGGGTTGCCCAGAAAATTGCGGATAATGACGTACCCGAATCCTTGCGTGACCGCAAGGTAATGGCCCTGGACATGGGCGCTTTGGTTGCCGGAAGCAAGTTCCGCGGAGAGTTTGAAGAACGCCTCAAGGCCGTGATGGACGAGGTGCGGCAATCCGCCGGTGAAATTATTCTTTTCATAGACGAAATCCATACCGTAGTCGGGGCAGGAGCGGCTGAGGGGGCTATAGATGCCTCAAACATGCTCAAACCGGCTTTGTCCAGGGGTGAACTCCAGACAATAGGGGCTACCACTCTGGATGATTACCGCAAATATATAGAGAAAGACACTGCTCTGGAACGCCGTTTCCAGCCGGTATTTGTAGAAGAACCCTCAGTCGACCAAACTATCGAGATATTAAAGGGTATCAGACCCAAGTACGAAGCCCACCACAAGCTGAAGATAAGCGATGCCGCACTGGAAGCAGCCGTCAGGCTGTCCAGCCGCTATATTACGGAGCGCCAGCTGCCTGACAAGGCCATAGACCTTATTGACGAAGCCGCAAGCAAACTCCGTCTGGATAGCGAAAGTGCCCCGCCGGAAGTAAAGAAACTGGAAAATGAACTCCGCCAGACAGGCATTGAGGAAGAAGCAGCTTCTCAGTTGCAGGAATACGAAAAAGCGGCCGAACTCAAAGCCGAAAAGATGCGTCTGGAAGAGAAATTCAATACAGCCCGTGAGGAATGGCTGAAACAGGAAAAAATTGCCGAAGAAGTCACTGCCGAGCAGATAACGGCACTGGTTTCATCTATGACTGGCATACCGGTCAGCCAGATGCTGGAAGGTGAAGCTTCCAAACTGCTGAATATGGAAGACCGCATACACGAGCGAATGGTAGACCAGGAAGAGGCAGTAAAAGCCGTAGCTGAAGCTATCCGCCGCAGCCGGGCAGGGCTCAAAGACCCGCGCCGCCCAATAGGCAGTTTCCTGTTTTTAGGCCCTACCGGCGTAGGCAAAACCGAACTGGCACGCAGTTTAGCATGGTTTTTATTTGATGATGAAACCGCTATGGTCAGGCTGGATATGTCTGAATACCAGGAAAAACACACTGTCTCCCGTCTGGTAGGTGCACCTCCCGGATATGTGGGCTACGACGAAGGCGGGCAGCTTACCGAACTGGTCCGCCGCCGCCCGTACCGGGTTATCCTGCTGGACGAGATTGAAAAAGCCCACCCGGATGTATACAACACCCTGCTCCAGCTGCTGGATGACGGCCGCCTGACAGACGGGCAGGGCAGAACGGTGGATTTTAAAAACACGGTTATCATTATGACCTCCAACGCGGGCATAGAAACTATCAAACGCGAATCTGCCCTGGGTTTTGCCGTCAGGAATGATGACTCCAAGACCCGGCAGGACAGCTATGAACGCATGAAAGACAAGGTCATGGCCGAGGTTAAAAAGACCTTCCGGCCGGAGTTTATAAACCGGGTGGATGAAATAATTGTCTTCCACGAGCTGGCTGAAGAACAGATACGCAAGATAGTAGATTTCATGATAAAAGATGTCTCCAAACGCCTTGATGAACGCAAACTCAAGCTGGAGCTGACCGATGCCGCCAAGGGCTGGCTGGCCAAGGTAGGGTATGACCCGGCCTTTGGTGCCAGACCCCTTCGCAGAGCCATTGAAAGATACATTG
It encodes:
- a CDS encoding ATP-dependent Clp protease ATP-binding subunit produces the protein MRQEKFTEQAQEALSASQLLVQEYQHSQWDVEHVLLALIRQEKGLVGEIIKELKVNSEEITKQLAEALKRSPKAVGGNVQIYPTPRIISLLQTANNEADRLRDEFIGTEHLLVAIAGDTQGESARILKQFGIDQEKVYSALQKIRGGHRVTDARAESKYRALAKYSRDLTELAKQNKIDPVIGRDQEIRRVMQILSRRTKNNPVIVGEAGVGKTAIAEGVAQKIADNDVPESLRDRKVMALDMGALVAGSKFRGEFEERLKAVMDEVRQSAGEIILFIDEIHTVVGAGAAEGAIDASNMLKPALSRGELQTIGATTLDDYRKYIEKDTALERRFQPVFVEEPSVDQTIEILKGIRPKYEAHHKLKISDAALEAAVRLSSRYITERQLPDKAIDLIDEAASKLRLDSESAPPEVKKLENELRQTGIEEEAASQLQEYEKAAELKAEKMRLEEKFNTAREEWLKQEKIAEEVTAEQITALVSSMTGIPVSQMLEGEASKLLNMEDRIHERMVDQEEAVKAVAEAIRRSRAGLKDPRRPIGSFLFLGPTGVGKTELARSLAWFLFDDETAMVRLDMSEYQEKHTVSRLVGAPPGYVGYDEGGQLTELVRRRPYRVILLDEIEKAHPDVYNTLLQLLDDGRLTDGQGRTVDFKNTVIIMTSNAGIETIKRESALGFAVRNDDSKTRQDSYERMKDKVMAEVKKTFRPEFINRVDEIIVFHELAEEQIRKIVDFMIKDVSKRLDERKLKLELTDAAKGWLAKVGYDPAFGARPLRRAIERYIESPLAGKLLRNEFSENATILVDKADEALSFSQKTA